Proteins from one Globicephala melas chromosome 21, mGloMel1.2, whole genome shotgun sequence genomic window:
- the LOC115841155 gene encoding arylamine N-acetyltransferase 1 produces the protein MNIEAYFERIGYKHYRNKLDLETLTDILQHQIRAIPFENLNIHCGEAMELGLEATFDQIVRRNRGGWCLQVNHLLYWALTTIGFETTILGGDVYNTPANKYSNAMIHLLLKVTIDGRNYIADAGFGRSYQMWQPLELISGKDQPQVPCTFCLTEERGIWYLDQIRREQYIPNQEFLNSELLEKNKYRKIYSFTLEPRTIDDFESVNIYLQESPASVFTSKSFCSLQTPEGVHCLVGFTLTYRRFNYKDNTDLVEFNTLNEEEVKENLKNIFNISLEKKLVPKHGDKFFTI, from the coding sequence ATGAACATTGAAGCATATTTTGAAAGAATTGGTTATAAGCACTATAGGAACAAGTTGGACTTGGAAACATTAACTGACATTCTTCAGCACCAGATCCGAGCCATTCCCTTTGAGAACCTTAACATCCATTGTGGGGAAGCCATGGAATTGGGCTTAGAGGCCACTTTTGATCAAATTGTGAGGAGGAACCGAGGTGGGTGGTGTCTCCAAGTCAATCATCTTCTGTACTGGGCTCTGACCACAATTGGTTTTGAGACCACTATATTGGGAGGGGATGTATACAACACTCCAGCAAACAAATATAGCAATGCCATGATTCACCTCCTGCTGAAGGTGACCATTGATGGCAGGAACTACATAGCTGATGCTGGATTTGGACGCTCTTACCAGATGTGGCAGCCTCTAGAGTTAATTTCTGGGAAGGATCAGCCCCAGGTGCCTTGCACCTTCTGCTTGACAGAAGAGAGAGGAATCTGGTACCTAGACCAAATCAGAAGAGAGCAGTATATCCCAAACCAAGAATTTCTTAATTCTGAGCTcctggaaaagaataaatatcgGAAAATCTACTCTTTTACTCTTGAACCTCGAACAATTGATGACTTTGAGTCTGTGAATATATACCTTCAGGAATCTCCAGCATCTGTCTTTACAAGCAAGTCATTTTGTTCCTTGCAGACCCCAGAAGGTGTTCACTGTTTAGTGGGCTTCACCCTCACCTACAGGAGATTCAATTATAAGGACAATACAGATTTGGTAGAGTTTAACACACTGaatgaagaagaagtaaaagaaaatctaaaaaatatatttaatatttccttgGAGAAAAAGCTTGTCCCCAAACATGGTGATAAATTTTTTACCATATAG